The following are from one region of the Tachysurus fulvidraco isolate hzauxx_2018 chromosome 15, HZAU_PFXX_2.0, whole genome shotgun sequence genome:
- the LOC113637472 gene encoding uncharacterized protein LOC113637472 has translation MNVPVKPYVPQYIPPSSTPHQVESLAQYLARRDLVSSGLYLFDDKPENYRSWYSSFASAAREVHLTATQELDLMTKWLGKESSEMVKRIRSVHVSNPGLALHKAWERLHECYAAPEIIERSLFQRLDSFPRISVKDHIKLRELADLLMEIQGAKEDGYLTGLSYLDTSRGIAPIVDKLPYGLQDKWVTSGSCYKERNYGRFPPFGYFCNFVCFEARKRNDPSFMHQSSATTTAKPDRTIVKSFQTNKAITVHKTDVRAASDDPNKICPLHNKPHPLKKCRTFRNKPLDERKAFLKEQRICFKCCSSVSHLAKECKSCVKCSECGSTNHDAAMHPGPSPQVIKTPSLSQENGGEEDDNSNQAVVSISCTEVCGPGQWSRSCSKICLVNLFPKGSKDIAIKAYVILDDQSNRSLARPEFFEQFNVESEQFSYHLRTCSGIIETSGRKAEGFQVESLDGKVLISLPPLIECHEITNNRAEIPTPSAVLSQPHLCHIAKHIPELEPKAEILLLLGRDVIRAHKVRQQVNGPNNAPFAQRLDLGWVVIGEVCLGNAHRPTVNTFKTNVLESGRYSIFQPCTSFMRIKEMQQSGNTSAKSTEKTLGETVFSRTEDDNKPAPSVEDIAFLKIMDTSVYRSDDNSWVAPLPFRDPRKPLPNNKEQVVNRLTSLQRTLKRKPEMQQQYVEFMERIFTNGHAEVAPPLKEGDECWYLPTFGVYHSQKPNQIRVVFDSSARYSGISLNDVLLTGPDLNNSLVGVLLRFRKEKVAILADIQQMFHCFLVHEDHRNFLRFLWHKDNDVNKEIIEYRMKVHVFGNRPSPAVAIYGLRRAIREFAQQHGADTIKFVERHFYVDDGLLSVPSEAEAIDLLKTTQASLAESNLRLHKFASNSQTVMEAFPPEDCAPVIKDLDLSGETSPTQRSLGLLWEITTDTFTYSASTITKPFTRRGVLSTVNSVFDPLGLLAPVTIQGRALLRELTSEQPDWDTPLSENELSKWQAWKDSLQDLDRLHAPRAYTTTSLVETVHTELCVFSDASTKAIGAVAYLKALQKDGQVEVGFVMGKAKLAPLSEPTIPRLELCAAVLAVEMADLIKDELDLELNDIKFFTDSKVVLGYIYNESKRFYVYVHNRVQRIHQSSKPEQWHYVRTEENPADHASRSLPALRLAQSSWFTGPSFLRQPPPKKTQTTEMFELIAPENDPEIRPQVQTCITNLKEPEFTSYRFQRFSTFTSLLRGISFLVHIVKSYNHTNQHSKCKGWHRCDLHRTPDEINQARNVILKATQRATFANELTALQGNQAVPKSSHLRKLSPILEDNLICVGGRLKYSELATAEKKPIILPKDSHISLLLIRHHHEQVKHQGRHLTEGAIRAAGLWILGGKSLINSVLHKCITCRKLRGKLEEQHMSNLPPERLKVCPPFTYVGLDVFGPWSVTSRRTRGGHAESKRWAIMFCCMSSRAVHIEVIESMDTSSCINALRRFFALRRPAKQLHSDCGTNFIGTCKELGMDKVVQKYLSEQGCSWEFNPPHSSHMGGSWEHLIGIARRILDSMFLQLKTRLTHEVLCTLMAEVTAIINARPLVPVSADPEQPFILSPSMLLTQKTGVPPPPGDFTDKDLYTKQWRQVQALANHFWTRWRREYLPCLQHRPKWTVPRRNLQVGDLVLLRDKQTISQLLAHGQNFSHISWKGRPCKKG, from the coding sequence ATGAATGTACCTGTTAAGCCTTATGTCCCTCAATATATCCCTCCATCTAGCACGCCACATCAGGTAGAGTCTCTGGCACAGTATTTAGCCAGACGAGACCTTGTTAGTTCAGGACTTTACCTATTTGATGATAAGCCTGAAAACTATCGGTCATGGTATTCCTCATTCGCCAGTGCAGCTCGTGAAGTTCACCTCACAGCAACCCAGGAACTGGACCTCATGACTAAATGGCTAGGAAAAGAATCTAGCGAAATGGTGAAGCGGATCCGCTCAGTGCACGTCAGTAACCCCGGTCTTGCTTTACACAAAGCATGGGAGAGACTACACGAGTGCTATGCTGCACCAGAAATCATCGAAAGGTCATTGTTTCAGAGATTGGACAGTTTTCCTAGGATTTCAGTTAAGGACCACATCAAATTACGTGAACTAGCGGATTTGCTTATGGAAATCCAAGGTGCTAAAGAGGATGGTTATCTCACAGGTCTGTCATACCTTGACACTTCACGTGGAATTGCGCCAATTGTAGATAAGCTCCCATATGGGCTGCAAGACAAGTGGGTGACTTCCGGGTCATGCTACAAAGAACGAAATTATGGGCGCTTTCCCCCCTTTGGGTATTTCTGCAACTTTGTGTGCTTTGAAGCAAGGAAGCGAAACGACCCTAGCTTTATGCATCAAAGCAGCGCTACAACAACTGCAAAACCAGACAGAACCATTGTGAAGAGTTTCCAAACTAACAAAGCCATCACAGTTCACAAAACAGATGTGCGTGCAGCCAGTGACGACCCTAACAAAATCTGTCCATTACACAACAAACCACACCCCTTGAAAAAATGCAGGACATTCAGAAACAAACCCTTAGACGAAAGAAAGGCCTTTCTCAAAGAGCAAAGAATATGTTTCAAATGCTGTTCTTCAGTTTCTCACCTCGCCAAGGAATGTAAGTCTTGCGTAAAGTGCTCTGAATGCGGTAGTACCAATCACGATGCGGCCATGCACCCTGGCCCATCACCACAAGTAATCAAGACTCCATCACTGTCACAAGAGAATGGCGGGGAGGAAGATGATAACTCTAACCAAGCCGTTGTCAGTATAAGCTGTACAGAAGTTTGTGGTCCAGGTCAGTGGAGCCGCTCATGCTCAAAAATCTGCCTTGTAAATCTGTTCCCAAAGGGCTCCAAGGACATAGCCATCAAAGCCTATGTAATTCTTGATGACCAGAGCAATCGTTCATTAGCCAGACCAGAATTCTTCGAGCAGTTCAATGTGGAGAGTGAACaattctcatatcatctcagaacCTGCTCTGGCATAATCGAAACATCTGGCAGGAAAGCTGAAGGATTCCAGGTTGAGTCCCTGGATGGAAAGGTTCTCATCTCTCTTCCTCCACTTATTGAGTGTCATGAGATCACGAACAATCGTGCTGAGATTCCTACGCCAAGTGCAGTTCTTTCCCAGCCTCATCTCTGTCACATAGCCAAGCACATTCCAGAACTAGAACCGAAAGCAGAAATACTTTTGCTATTAGGGAGAGACGTGATAAGGGCTCACAAGGTCAGGCAGCAGGTCAACGGACCAAACAATGCCCCTTTTGCCCAACGACTAGACCTGGGCTGGGTAGTAATAGGAGAAGTGTGCCTAGGTAATGCACATAGGCCAACGGTCAACACATTCAAGACCAATGTGCTGGAAAGTGGCCGATATTCAATTTTTCAACCCTGTACAAGTTTTATGCGGATCAAGGAGATGCAGCAAAGTGGGAACACATCCGCCAAATCAACTGAGAAGACACTTGGAGAGACAGTGTTCAGCAGAACCGAGGACGACAACAAACCTGCTCCATCTGTTGAGGACATAGCCTTTCTAAAAATAATGGACACAAGCGTCTATAGAAGCGATGATAACAGCTGGGTGGCCCCCCTACCGTTTAGAGATCCACGCAAGCCATTGCCAAACAACAAGGAGCAAGTCGTTAATCGTTTAACAAGTCTGCAACGAACTCTGAAAAGAAAACCTGAGATGCAGCAACAGTATGTGGAATTCATGGAAAGGATCTTTACCAATGGACACGCTGAGGTAGCGCCACCACTGAAAGAAGGGGATGAATGCTGGTACCTTCCTACATTCGGGGTTTATCATTCCCAAAAACCCAATCAGATCAGGGTGGTCTTTGATTCCAGTGCTCGATACTCCGGCATCTCTCTCAATGATGTGCTCCTCACAGGGCCCGACCTCAATAACTCCCTTGTTGGCGTCCTGCTACGCTTTCGGAAAGAGAAGGTTGCAATCCTAGCGGACATTCAGCAGATGTTCCATTGTTTCTTGGTACATGAAGACCATCGTAACTTTCTCCGTTTTCTATGGCACAAGGACAATGATGTGAACAAGGAAATTATTGAGTATCGAATGAAGGTCCATGTCTTCGGTAATCGACCATCTCCTGCCGTGGCCATTTACGGACTGCGGAGAGCCATCAGAGAATTTGCACAGCAGCACGGTGCCGATACAATCAAGTTCGTGGAGAGACATTTCTATGTTGATGATGGTTTGTTATCTGTACCATCCGAAGCTGAGGCAATTGACTTGCTCAAAACAACACAGGCCTCACTAGCTGAATCAAACCTCCGTTTGCACAAGTTTGCTTCAAACTCTCAGACAGTTATGGAAGCCTTTCCGCCAGAAGATTGTGCCCCAGTAATCAAGGACCTAGACCTAAGTGGAGAAACTTCGCCCACACAACGGAGTTTAGGTCTGCTATGGGAGATCACGACCGACACATTCACTTACTCTGCATCAACAATTACCAAACCATTCACCCGGCGTGGTGTCCTctccactgtaaacagtgtttttGATCCTTTGGGTCTGCTGGCACCCGTCACGATCCAGGGAAGAGCCCTTCTCAGAGAACTTACCTCTGAACAGCCTGACTGGGACACACCTCTCTCTGAGAATGAATTAAGCAAATGGCAAGCCTGGAAAGATTCTCTCCAAGACCTAGATCGGCTTCATGCTCCACGTGCATACACAACAACCTCACTAGTCGAAACAGTGCACACAGAATTGTGTGTATTCTCAGATGCATCTACCAAGGCCATAGGTGCTGTGGCATATCTGAAAGCACTTCAGAAAGATGGACAAGTAGAAGTAGGATTTGTCATGGGCAAGGCAAAATTAGCACCCCTGTCTGAACCTACAATCCCAAGGCTCGAGCTCTGCGCTGCGGTCTTAGCAGTAGAGATGGCAGATCTCATTAAGGACGAGCTGGATCTGGAGCTAAATGATATAAAGTTCTTTACCGACAGCAAAGTGGTGCTCGGCTACATTTACAATGAGTCAAAACGATTCTATGTGTATGTCCACAACAGAGTTCAACGCATCCATCAGTCCTCAAAACCTGAGCAGTGGCACTATGTGCGCACAGAAGAAAACCCTGCAGATCATGCATCACGATCTTTACCTGCACTACGCTTGGCACAGAGTTCATGGTTTACAGGTCCCTCCTTCCTGCGTCAGCCACCTCCAAAAAAGACACAAACGACTGAGATGTTCGAACTAATTGCACCCGAAAATGACCCAGAAATACGACCACAAGTACAAACATGTATTACTAACCTGAAAGAACCAGAGTTTACCTCTTACCGATTCCAGCGGTTCTCCACCTTCACCTCCCTATTAAGAGGAATATCATTTCTAGTTCACATAGTAAAATCCTACAATCACACCAACCAACACAGCAAATGCAAAGGTTGGCACAGATGTGACTTACACCGTACTCCAGACGAAATTAACCAAGCAAGGAATGTTATCCTTAAAGCAACACAAAGGGCTACATTTGCAAACGAACTGACGGCCCTCCAAGGTAACCAAGCCGTACCCAAAAGTAGTCACTTAAGGAAACTCAGTCCAATCTTGGAGGACAACTTAATTTGTGTTGGAGGACGACTAAAGTACTCTGAGCTTGCAACTGCAGAAAAGAAACCAATAATTCTCCCCAAAGATAGCCACATATCATTATTGCTCATTCGACATCACCATGAGCAAGTGAAACATCAAGGCCGTCACCTGACAGAAGGAGCTATCAGAGCAGCGGGACTGTGGATCCTGGGAGGCaagtcattaattaattcagtaCTTCACAAATGCATAACCTGTCGCAAGCTGCGTGGAAAGTTGGAAGAACAACACATGTCAAACCTGCCACCCGAACGTCTAAAGGTCTGCCCTCCATTTACATATGTGGGACTCGACGTATTTGGACCGTGGTCCGTCACAAGCAGACGCACCAGAGGAGGACATGCGGAGAGCAAGCGGTGGGCCATCATGTTCTGCTGCATGAGTTCAAGAGCAGTGCACATCGAGGTCATTGAATCAATGGACACGTCGAGTTGCATAAATGCTCTCAGGCGCTTCTTTGCACTCAGACGCCCTGCGAAACAGCTCCATTCCGATTGTGGTACCAATTTCATTGGAACGTGTAAGGAGCTCGGAATGGACAAAGTGGTGCAGAAGTACCTCAGCGAGCAAGGATGCAGCTGGGAATTCAACCCACCTCACAGTTCTCACATGGGAGGCTCGTGGGAGCACCTGATAGGCATTGCCAGAAGAATCCTAGATTCAATGTTTCTCCAGCTGAAAACACGTTTAACCCACGAAGTTCTTTGCACACTAATGGCAGAAGTTACTGCTATCATAAATGCACGACCACTCGTACCCGTGTCTGCAGACCCAGAACAGCCATTCATACTTTCACCATCTATGCTCCTCACACAGAAGACAGGAGTTCCGCCTCCTCCCGGGGACTTTACGGACAAGGACTTGTACACAAAACAATGGAGACAAGTTCAGGCTCTCGCAAACCACTTCTGGACCCGCTGGAGACGAGAATACTTACCTTGCTTACAGCACAGGCCAAAATGGACGGTACCTCGCAGAAACCTACAAGTCGGAGATCTGGTTCTGCTCAGGGACAAGCAGACAATCTCGCAACTGTTGGCCCATGGCCAGAATTTCAGCCATATTTCCTGGAAAGGACGGCCATGTAAGAAAGGTTGA